Below is a genomic region from Tissierellales bacterium.
TCAGAACTAGCAAATGAAAATAGATTTCTATCTTCTGCAAATTCTATAAATATAGGAAGATTAGTTCCTCAAATAGTCTACTATATTTATTCTTATGCAGAATTAGTACGCGCTAATGAAATTTCATGGGGCGATCCTATAAACGTATCTGTTCCAACTGGTAATTTTGGAAATATACTAGCTGCATACTATGCAAAACTTTCAGGTTTGCCTATAAAACGTCTCATTTGTGCATCTAATTCAAACAATGTATTGTACGACTTTTTCAAGACTGGACATTATGATCAAAATCGTCCATTTTACAAAACAAGTTCACCATCTATGGACATTCTTTTGTCTAGTAATCTTGAAAGACTACTCTACGAATTGTTAGATGGCGATAGAGATGTGTTAGCAGACCTTATGAGCGCTTTAAAAAGCGAAAAGAGTTATACTCTACCACAAAAATCTTTTGAGCGCCTATGCGATTTTTATGGTGGATTTGCAAATGATGATATGACATCTAAAGAAATAAAGAGAGTATATGAGAAATACAACTATTTAATCGATCCTCATACTGCTGTAGCAAGTAAAGTTTACACTGATTATGTAAAAGAAACAAATGACGATACAAAAACATTAATAGTCTCAACTGCTAGTCCATATAAATTTACTCCTGTTGTTTACAGCGCTCTATTCGGCGAATCAGATTTAAATGCTTTTGACCTTTTGAAAAATTTAGAATCAAAAACAGGCTCTAGTATTCCTTGGTCTTTAAAAAACATATCTGATCTTAAACCTCATCACAATGCTTCAAGTTCTATCGAACATATGAGCAGTGGGTTAAAGGCATTTATCAAGGAGGAAATATGATGTTTTATATAAAAGTCCCCGCAACAAGTGCGAACATAGGACCTGGATTTGATTGTCTCGGTGTTGCCCTTACATTATTCAACACTTATAAATTCACTTTAATTGAAAGTGGTTTGAAAATAACTGGTTGTCCAGAGATATATCAAAACGAAAATCATTTAGTATATACTTCTTTTAAAAAAGTTTTCGAACTAGCAAATGAGTCTATTCCAGGAATTGAAATCGATATGTCTTGTGAAATTCCAATTTCTAGAGGTCTTGGAAGTAGCGCCGCTTGTATAGTTGCTGGTGTAAAAGCTGCTAACAACTTTTTAGAGCATCCATTTACAGAAAAAAATCTGCTAAAAATAGCAGTTTCTATAGAAGGTCATCCCGACAATATCGTGCCAGCTTTTTATGGTGGATTCTGGGCTTCTGCTTATGAACACAAGGAACTTATATGTCAACCTATACCTTATACTAATGACTTAAATTGGATAGCATTCGTTCCAAATGATCCTCTTTCTACCGAAGCTGCTCGAAATGCTCTTCCTAAAAGTATTTCTGTAAAGGATGCGGTATTTAATTTATCTAATTTAGCTCAATTAATATTAGCTTTCGGAAATAAAAGGTATGATCTCTTAAAATCAGTTACACAAGATAAGCTTCACGAACCTTATAGATTACCTTTATTGCCACATTATAATGATATAAAAAATTCCGCGTATAAGCACGGAGCGAAAGCAGTTTTTTTAAGTGGTGCCGGCCCTACTATAATGGTTTTAGCTGAAAACAATCCTAAAATACTCATAGAAAAATTGCCATCAAATAATGGTACTTGGCATACACTTAAAATTTTTAAATAAAAAAACAGGCTAGAATTAGAACACTAAAAAACTTATAATTACAATTCTTTTTCTGCAATACGTATATCTAGTATACTACTTGAATTCAAAATGTTGCAGATAAGAATTAAATGAATTAAGTTTTGTAGTGATTTAGTAATTCTAGCCTCTTTTATTTAATTTCTTATTTCAAAAAATAACCAACTATAGCTTCTGCTATCTTTCCAGAAAACTCTTCTTGTGCGCTATTATCCGTTAGCCATTCAAATTCATCTGGATTTGGTATAAATCCACTTTCAAAAAGTATAGATGGAGCCCATGTACCTCTAACTACATAAAACAATTTATCGTGCATTCCTCTGTCTTTTCTGTTCAGCTCACCTACCGCACGGCTTAAAATCTCAGTAGCTGGCTCTTTTGCAAAAACCTCATGATAATATATAGAAAAACCATGTATTTTTGATATATCTACATTATCTGCCATGCTATCAGCATGTATAGATACAAACAAATCTGGCTTTTTAGCTCTAGATAATTCAAGTCTCTGTGGTAGCGACAAATAAGTATCATCTGTTCTAGTCATGAGAACATTTGCGCCATAATTTTCTAGCTTTGTTTTAAGTCTTTTAGCCGCCTCTAAATTAAAATGCTTTTCGCTATATT
It encodes:
- the thrC gene encoding threonine synthase, coding for MFYKSTRPSDEKLTASEAILKGIADNGGLFVSESFNKVDLNWDIIKNGSYEDVAFEVMKHYLSDFDSSTLKKCIHNAYSKSFKDHTPINVKKIGDSYFLELFHGPTAAFKDMALTILPHLLKSALDKHGVKEKALILTATSGDTGSAALYGFQNVEGVEIGVFYPQNGVSDIQKRQMIAVSAPNTYVCAIDGNFDQAQSEVKRLFEDKEFKSELANENRFLSSANSINIGRLVPQIVYYIYSYAELVRANEISWGDPINVSVPTGNFGNILAAYYAKLSGLPIKRLICASNSNNVLYDFFKTGHYDQNRPFYKTSSPSMDILLSSNLERLLYELLDGDRDVLADLMSALKSEKSYTLPQKSFERLCDFYGGFANDDMTSKEIKRVYEKYNYLIDPHTAVASKVYTDYVKETNDDTKTLIVSTASPYKFTPVVYSALFGESDLNAFDLLKNLESKTGSSIPWSLKNISDLKPHHNASSSIEHMSSGLKAFIKEEI
- the thrB gene encoding homoserine kinase — its product is MFYIKVPATSANIGPGFDCLGVALTLFNTYKFTLIESGLKITGCPEIYQNENHLVYTSFKKVFELANESIPGIEIDMSCEIPISRGLGSSAACIVAGVKAANNFLEHPFTEKNLLKIAVSIEGHPDNIVPAFYGGFWASAYEHKELICQPIPYTNDLNWIAFVPNDPLSTEAARNALPKSISVKDAVFNLSNLAQLILAFGNKRYDLLKSVTQDKLHEPYRLPLLPHYNDIKNSAYKHGAKAVFLSGAGPTIMVLAENNPKILIEKLPSNNGTWHTLKIFK